The following coding sequences are from one Streptomyces sp. NBC_01232 window:
- a CDS encoding HemK2/MTQ2 family protein methyltransferase, whose product MPGGLVALPGVYQPQADTRLLAAALADEDLGSHTEILEIGTGTGALALHAATRGARVTAVDVSWSAVATARLNAWLHRLPLRVLHGDFEARAAGRHFDVVFSNPPYVPAPDNRLPSRGPEQAWDAGLDGRAVIDRICGRAPDLLRPRGVLLMVHSGMCGAEETLDRLAGAGLAAEVTATASVPWGPVLRSRRSWLEQRGLAAEAEEREELVVIRARRP is encoded by the coding sequence CTGCCCGGCGGCCTGGTGGCCCTGCCGGGCGTTTACCAGCCGCAGGCGGACACCAGGCTGCTGGCCGCGGCCCTCGCCGATGAGGACCTCGGGTCCCATACAGAGATCTTGGAGATCGGTACGGGCACCGGCGCCCTGGCGCTGCACGCCGCGACCAGGGGTGCCCGGGTCACGGCAGTCGACGTGTCCTGGTCCGCGGTGGCCACGGCCCGGCTGAACGCCTGGCTCCACCGTCTTCCGCTGCGTGTCCTGCACGGGGATTTCGAGGCTCGCGCCGCCGGACGGCACTTCGACGTCGTCTTCTCGAACCCTCCGTACGTCCCTGCTCCGGACAACCGACTGCCCTCGCGCGGGCCGGAGCAGGCCTGGGACGCCGGACTCGACGGGCGCGCGGTCATCGACCGGATCTGCGGGCGCGCCCCCGACCTGCTGCGGCCCCGCGGAGTCCTGTTGATGGTGCACTCGGGGATGTGCGGTGCCGAGGAGACCCTCGACCGGCTGGCGGGGGCAGGGCTGGCCGCTGAAGTGACGGCGACGGCATCCGTGCCGTGGGGTCCGGTCCTGCGGTCGCGGCGGTCCTGGCTGGAACAGCGGGGCCTGGCGGCCGAAGCCGAGGAGCGGGAAGAGTTGGTGGTCATCCGTGCCCGGCGCCCCTGA
- a CDS encoding carboxylate-amine ligase produces the protein MTTGVEEEFLLVDRRTGMPMARGPRVVEAAIPIPGGQAQTEFFGPQVEVCTRPSATPAVLRSELALLRRVMAEAAAGEGCLLVATGTPAVPPGRPLTVTPGERYERMAARWSSLAGGYDGMVCGCHIHVGVTGHAQALALANHMRPWLPTLQAIAANSPFSLGRDTGWASRRSVEWARWPGVGPAPLLDEAGYERLAGHLVRTAPCWTAG, from the coding sequence ATGACGACGGGCGTCGAGGAGGAGTTCCTGCTCGTGGACCGGCGCACGGGTATGCCCATGGCCCGGGGGCCCCGCGTCGTCGAAGCCGCGATTCCGATCCCGGGCGGGCAGGCGCAGACGGAGTTCTTCGGACCACAGGTCGAGGTGTGTACCCGTCCCTCGGCGACACCGGCCGTGCTGAGGTCCGAACTGGCCTTGCTGCGGAGGGTGATGGCCGAGGCCGCGGCCGGCGAGGGGTGCCTGCTCGTCGCCACCGGCACTCCCGCCGTCCCGCCGGGGCGCCCGCTGACCGTGACCCCCGGCGAGCGCTACGAGCGGATGGCCGCCCGGTGGTCGTCCCTGGCGGGTGGGTACGACGGGATGGTGTGTGGTTGCCACATCCACGTCGGAGTGACGGGACACGCCCAGGCGCTCGCGCTGGCCAACCACATGCGCCCTTGGCTGCCGACGCTCCAGGCGATCGCCGCCAATTCCCCGTTCTCCCTGGGCCGGGACACCGGCTGGGCCAGCCGCCGTTCGGTCGAGTGGGCACGGTGGCCGGGCGTCGGCCCCGCGCCCCTGCTCGACGAAGCCGGCTACGAGCGGCTCGCAGGCCACTTGGTCCGCACGGCACCCTGCTGGACCGCCGGATGA
- a CDS encoding STAS domain-containing protein, giving the protein MTRLPDRGDGSLVLVLAGEFDGGTVAPFRRALAEARTSRAARTIIDVSAVSYADTGLLRLLVQAHHRIPRFAVAGPLPPQLRRLLEISGAAAVLRITPDVEAARRV; this is encoded by the coding sequence GTGACTCGGCTGCCCGACCGTGGGGACGGCTCCCTGGTCCTCGTCCTCGCCGGGGAGTTCGACGGCGGGACCGTCGCTCCGTTCCGCCGTGCCCTGGCCGAGGCCCGGACCTCCCGGGCCGCACGGACCATCATCGACGTGTCCGCAGTCAGCTACGCCGACACCGGACTGCTCCGGCTCCTCGTCCAGGCCCACCACCGCATCCCCCGGTTCGCGGTGGCGGGCCCCCTCCCGCCCCAGCTGCGCCGGCTGCTGGAGATCAGCGGCGCTGCGGCGGTCCTGCGCATCACCCCCGACGTCGAAGCGGCGCGCCGGGTCTGA
- a CDS encoding SRPBCC family protein — MAVRNQLIHRLPPAVWTVLADPNCYGEWVVGPSESTPLDQAWPEVGSQLLYTVRLGPWSTEGVTTVRHQVAGRELELEAAFKALGTARIFLQLRPWGEETLVVCDEHPLRGLGGALHNPAVEALLQLRHRGMLARLAKIVEQRDEVEHA; from the coding sequence ATGGCCGTACGAAACCAGCTGATTCACCGTTTGCCACCGGCCGTCTGGACGGTACTCGCCGACCCAAACTGCTACGGGGAGTGGGTGGTGGGACCCTCCGAGTCCACGCCACTTGATCAGGCCTGGCCCGAAGTCGGCTCCCAGCTCCTCTACACCGTGCGACTGGGCCCGTGGTCGACTGAAGGGGTCACAACAGTCAGGCACCAGGTGGCAGGCCGTGAGCTTGAACTGGAGGCGGCTTTCAAGGCTTTGGGCACGGCGAGGATCTTCCTGCAGCTGAGGCCGTGGGGCGAGGAGACCTTGGTCGTGTGCGACGAGCACCCTCTGCGCGGCTTGGGCGGAGCTCTTCACAACCCCGCCGTCGAGGCCCTGCTGCAGCTTCGGCACAGGGGGATGCTGGCCCGCTTGGCCAAGATCGTGGAGCAGCGCGACGAGGTCGAGCATGCTTGA
- a CDS encoding CDGSH iron-sulfur domain-containing protein, with the protein MPGAPDRARCPVPVTAEVRRVSVEPQGPVLVEGPVEVVLDDGTVARSDRFMVALCTCRRSRTYPWCDTSHRRRERTATPPEDRNP; encoded by the coding sequence GTGCCCGGCGCCCCTGACCGCGCCCGGTGCCCAGTCCCCGTCACCGCGGAGGTCCGCCGGGTGTCCGTCGAACCGCAGGGCCCGGTGCTGGTCGAGGGCCCCGTCGAGGTTGTCCTGGACGACGGGACGGTGGCCCGGTCCGACCGCTTCATGGTCGCGCTGTGCACCTGCCGCCGCAGTCGCACCTACCCGTGGTGCGACACCAGCCACCGCCGCCGCGAGAGGACCGCGACGCCGCCCGAGGACAGGAACCCGTGA
- a CDS encoding iron-containing redox enzyme family protein, whose translation MTPPSPTVTDATTTAGAAGPRLVAGPGELSGAVTRALRSGTAPVYAPGAVLKADPWGEDLQLSLHLLYELHYRGFDGVDGEREWDPDLLRLRQALEARFLHALRTELSDAPRSVEEAFAPLLVTVNLMSLFGLHRALRGALVGHFACVEVTSSPGSRRLARAMRRCGAGPAAEHFYAEHVEADAVHEQVVRHEVIGGLLADEPDLEGDVAFGCAATVLVEDRLAAHIRGAWDSGRSALRTALPEP comes from the coding sequence ATGACCCCACCCAGCCCGACCGTCACCGACGCCACCACCACGGCAGGCGCCGCCGGCCCGCGCCTCGTCGCGGGCCCGGGCGAGCTGTCGGGCGCCGTGACGCGCGCCCTGCGATCGGGCACGGCGCCGGTGTACGCGCCCGGGGCCGTCCTGAAGGCGGACCCGTGGGGCGAGGACCTGCAACTGTCGCTCCACCTGCTGTACGAACTGCACTACCGCGGCTTCGACGGCGTGGACGGCGAACGCGAATGGGATCCGGACCTGCTGCGGCTGCGCCAGGCCCTGGAAGCCCGCTTCCTGCACGCCCTGCGCACCGAACTGTCCGACGCACCCCGGTCCGTCGAAGAGGCCTTCGCCCCGCTGCTCGTGACCGTCAACCTGATGTCCCTCTTCGGACTGCACCGGGCCCTGCGCGGAGCGCTCGTCGGTCACTTCGCGTGCGTCGAGGTCACCTCGTCGCCGGGGTCCCGCCGCCTGGCCAGGGCCATGCGGCGCTGCGGGGCGGGCCCCGCGGCCGAGCACTTCTACGCCGAGCACGTCGAGGCCGACGCCGTCCACGAGCAGGTGGTCCGCCACGAGGTCATCGGTGGCCTCCTCGCGGACGAACCGGATCTGGAGGGGGACGTCGCGTTCGGCTGCGCGGCGACCGTCCTGGTCGAGGACCGGCTCGCCGCCCACATCCGCGGGGCCTGGGATTCGGGCCGCAGCGCCCTGCGCACGGCCCTGCCGGAGCCCTGA
- a CDS encoding SpoIIE family protein phosphatase: protein MDRFARLVSRLLHAPVAFVSLVEEDRQILPGLVGLGEPWAESRALPLSHSLCRYVVASGRPLVVPDARADERLRTHPAITDLGVIAYAGMPLTDAEGLVVGSLCAIDHEPRAWEPGELSDLEDLAAACSAELRLRVLSAKSRSAQQVLETARAAAEQARSDAQRLEQQAQAGMDHAELLLRASEELAQTSGLEDVRRRVRDLFVGVGKPSYVGLLVADKDELHRVADPDIENAVERGVLTLSVDAAFPSTRAMRERRAVFVPDREAMVADYGTEAVRFFDRMGLTTVLCLPLWGSRALLGVLAICWAKRHEVGVTERATLTAASGYVAQAVERALYLDERISVARELQAAMLTDLPLTDHVEISALYQAAADDHMIGGDWYDAYHLPRAAAASDGETASLMITVGDITGHDMHAATIMGQVRSMLRQATLDHAPYSPATALTALDAACSVLPMETSGTLVHARLDPVDGNHDWTLTWSNAGHPPPLLRTPDGNVAQLLEHDVLLHGSLGPFDRTEHRRALLPGSTLLLYTDGLVERRGRDMDAAVSQLVALLARHGNRPLDEVLRRISNRLAHPTPEDDVVLLAVRTPSIPQPQRC, encoded by the coding sequence ATGGACCGCTTCGCCCGGCTGGTTTCCCGATTGCTCCACGCGCCGGTGGCCTTCGTTTCGCTGGTCGAGGAGGACCGTCAGATCCTGCCCGGACTGGTCGGCCTAGGAGAGCCCTGGGCGGAAAGCCGCGCACTGCCGTTGTCTCATTCGCTCTGCCGGTACGTGGTGGCCTCCGGGCGGCCCTTGGTGGTGCCGGACGCCCGCGCCGACGAACGGCTCCGCACCCATCCGGCCATCACGGACCTCGGGGTCATCGCGTACGCGGGAATGCCGCTGACCGACGCCGAGGGACTCGTCGTGGGCTCTCTGTGTGCCATCGACCACGAACCGCGGGCCTGGGAGCCGGGCGAGCTGTCCGACCTGGAGGATCTGGCCGCGGCATGCTCTGCCGAGCTGCGTCTGCGCGTCCTGTCTGCGAAGAGCCGGTCCGCGCAGCAGGTGCTGGAGACCGCGCGGGCCGCCGCCGAGCAGGCCAGAAGCGATGCGCAGCGTCTGGAGCAACAAGCCCAGGCCGGGATGGATCATGCCGAGCTCCTGCTGAGGGCCTCGGAGGAGCTGGCCCAGACGTCCGGGCTGGAGGACGTACGACGACGAGTGCGGGACCTGTTCGTCGGCGTCGGGAAGCCCTCGTACGTCGGTCTGCTGGTCGCTGACAAAGACGAACTGCACCGGGTTGCCGACCCGGATATCGAGAACGCGGTGGAACGGGGCGTTCTCACGTTGTCCGTGGACGCGGCGTTCCCGAGCACCCGGGCCATGCGGGAACGCAGGGCGGTTTTCGTTCCCGACCGCGAGGCGATGGTCGCCGACTACGGCACCGAGGCGGTTCGCTTCTTCGACCGCATGGGCCTCACCACGGTGCTGTGCCTGCCGCTCTGGGGCAGTCGCGCTCTGCTGGGCGTGCTCGCGATCTGCTGGGCCAAACGGCACGAGGTGGGCGTCACCGAGCGGGCCACCCTCACCGCCGCGTCCGGCTACGTCGCACAGGCGGTGGAACGCGCCCTGTACCTGGACGAGCGGATCTCCGTCGCCCGCGAGCTCCAGGCCGCCATGCTCACCGACCTGCCCCTCACCGACCACGTCGAGATCAGCGCCCTGTACCAGGCGGCCGCGGACGACCACATGATCGGCGGCGACTGGTACGACGCCTATCACCTGCCCCGTGCCGCCGCGGCCTCCGACGGCGAGACCGCTTCGCTCATGATCACGGTGGGCGACATCACCGGACACGACATGCACGCCGCCACGATCATGGGGCAGGTCCGCAGCATGCTGCGCCAGGCAACCCTCGACCATGCCCCCTACAGTCCCGCCACCGCGCTGACCGCGCTCGACGCTGCCTGCTCGGTCCTGCCCATGGAGACCAGCGGCACCCTGGTGCACGCCCGCCTCGACCCCGTCGACGGCAACCACGACTGGACGCTGACCTGGTCCAACGCGGGTCACCCGCCGCCCCTGCTCCGCACTCCGGACGGGAATGTGGCCCAGTTGCTCGAACACGACGTACTGCTGCACGGGTCGCTCGGGCCGTTCGATCGCACGGAGCACCGGCGCGCCCTGCTTCCGGGCTCGACGCTCCTGCTGTACACCGACGGGCTCGTCGAACGCCGCGGCCGGGACATGGACGCCGCCGTCTCGCAGCTCGTCGCCCTGCTCGCCCGCCACGGGAACCGCCCCCTGGACGAGGTGCTTCGCCGGATCAGCAACCGGCTGGCGCACCCGACGCCCGAGGACGACGTCGTCCTGCTCGCTGTGCGAACTCCCTCAATCCCGCAGCCACAGCGGTGCTGA